The sequence TTCAATTTTTATTCCGGAAAAATAATCCAGTCCAATAGAGAACATTAATAAAAAAAGAAATCTCCAGTCCCAACATGCATAAAAATAGCAGCTTGCAATTGCTAATATTAGATTTTGAGTTTTTAGGTTATTTCTTAATATCCAATAGATACAAAGTACAATTGGGAAAAAAACAGCAAAGCTTAATGAATTAAAGAGCATGAGGGAGATAAATTTATTTTCATTTTCACAAATATAAAGCATTTAATATGCGTCACAACTTTTTTTTCTCTATACGTACATCTTTGCGATAATAAAAAATCCTATGACAAATACATTGGCTTTCGAAATATTAAGAGGAAAATGGTTGATGAATCTCTCTTCTTTGGTACAGTACGAAAAAATAGCAAATCGAATTCTTCAGGGAGAATTTGTTGGAAGTCCTGTAGATAGAAAGGCTTTTAATGCATTATATGAAGAAGGCGGTTTCGGAGGTGGTCCAATATCTTCTACTGAGGAAGAAAAACATATTGGATATGTTAAGATAACTGGTCCTATGTTGGCTTACGGGGATTATTGTTCCTATGGAGCAGATGATTATTTGTATGTCCTACGTAAGTTGAACAACAATGACAAAGTATCAGCAATTGTAGTTGATGTAGATGGTCCTGGTGGAGCTGTAGCAGCAATCAATGCTTTTAAAGAATTTAAATCAGAAAAGAAAAAACCAATTGTTGCATTATGTGATAGTTGTTTTTCCCTTCATTATTGGCTAGTTTGTCTTATAGCTGATCATGTAATGGCAAAAGGTAACATATCGTCCGGATTTGGATCTATAGGGGTTACAAGTATTTTGGTAGATGGTAGGGAAGCAATGAAGAATGATGGATATGCAGTAATGATTATTAATGCTCCGGGATCTGAATTGAAAAATCAAGCTATGCAAGATTTTTATTCTGGGAAAGATGAAGAATTTATCAAAAGATTACAAGCAGAAATGTTACCGATAAGAGAAAACTTCATTGCTGATGTAAAAATTGCATTTCCTGACATTGCAACAGATGAAAGAATTTTTAAAGCGGATACATTTAATGCTGAAGAATCATTAAAATTTAAGATGATTCATAGTATTGGAAACGAAAAGAAAGCCTTTGAGTTAGCGAAGGTATTAGGTGAAATGAATAATAATAACTAAAATAAAATTTAATAACGATGAAAAAACCAAAGTATGATGCCGTTGTGGCTTATGCATTATCGGCTTTAGGTATTCAATCACTTCCTGTTGGAGAAGAAGGACAACTTGATCTTTCTGCTGAACAGGAAAATATTTTGAGAAATGATTTTCCGGGGGATAATTATGAGACTTTTGTTGTACGAGCTAATAATTATTTGAAAGCCGAAGCTACTCAAGTAGCTGAGGAAAAAGCTCACAAAGAATCAGAGAAAAATAAGGTAAATAATATCTTATCTGGAGCACTTGATGAAGGCGAAGATCCAGAGGCTGATCCGGAAAAAACAGCTGAAAAAGTAGTGAGTAAAGTAAAAAAACAAGGTGCTGTCATTGACAAATTGATGATGGAACCTGAAACAGAATCATCAGTAAAAAATATTGTGAAAAAAGCATTAGTAGGAACTGCACTGGCAGTTTCTTTATCATCAGATACACACTTGTTTGGGCAAAATGCAGAAGCAAATAATAAAATTTTTGCTTTTGAAAATCGAAATTGGAATCAGAGAGCCGCTGGGAAATCTGCTGCTAAAACAGATTTTACAGACGTTTCAACAGTTGCAAGATTAAATGATGACTTAAAAGAGTATTATGTTCAAAATCCTACTGTTATTCAAGATCTTTATAAAGATAGGTTTGGTTTGCCTTCATTCTGGCCAAAAAGATTCGGGGTAATTGACATGGTGCAAGATGCAGTGATGGATATTGGTAATGTAACTGAAGCAAGAAAGCCTGATTGGACTCCTGGTG is a genomic window of Chryseobacterium nakagawai containing:
- a CDS encoding S49 family peptidase domain-containing protein, which translates into the protein MTNTLAFEILRGKWLMNLSSLVQYEKIANRILQGEFVGSPVDRKAFNALYEEGGFGGGPISSTEEEKHIGYVKITGPMLAYGDYCSYGADDYLYVLRKLNNNDKVSAIVVDVDGPGGAVAAINAFKEFKSEKKKPIVALCDSCFSLHYWLVCLIADHVMAKGNISSGFGSIGVTSILVDGREAMKNDGYAVMIINAPGSELKNQAMQDFYSGKDEEFIKRLQAEMLPIRENFIADVKIAFPDIATDERIFKADTFNAEESLKFKMIHSIGNEKKAFELAKVLGEMNNNN